Proteins encoded in a region of the Pirellulales bacterium genome:
- the tatC gene encoding twin-arginine translocase subunit TatC: MTPKPNEDLFQDTTMTFGEHLEELRVALFKALLGLIAGCVVGLFVGSWMVSIILGPLESALETYYAGNSIKKYDEWVAERQSKNLPVPYTHEQIVQLVNHDRMLFEIMYVDPRQAWQEATRLNPQWIGKLPMPAEAERKPESQPAETLATATSPPAVQDKQAEAAEPLISAGLAPVLMFHPGAEDDRVHAKSFSFPEMFTIWLKACLVVGTILSSPWVFYQIWNFVASGLYPHEKKYVHLFLPFSLGLFLLGAATAYLFVFKPVLGFLLTFNSSLGVDPDPRISEWLGFVLLLPLGFGISFQLPLVMLFLERIGIFNIRTYMEKWRVAVLVIFIISAILTPADPYSILFMALPLTFLYFGGVLLCYFLPKHNSQ, from the coding sequence ATGACGCCCAAACCGAACGAAGACCTGTTCCAAGATACCACGATGACCTTCGGGGAACACCTCGAAGAGTTGCGCGTGGCGCTGTTCAAGGCGCTGTTGGGCCTGATCGCCGGATGCGTCGTGGGCCTGTTCGTTGGCAGTTGGATGGTCAGCATCATCCTGGGGCCGCTCGAAAGCGCGTTGGAGACGTACTACGCCGGCAATTCGATCAAAAAGTACGACGAGTGGGTCGCCGAACGACAATCAAAAAACCTGCCCGTTCCCTATACGCACGAGCAGATCGTGCAGCTGGTCAACCATGATCGGATGCTGTTCGAGATCATGTATGTCGATCCGCGCCAGGCCTGGCAGGAGGCCACGCGGCTGAACCCGCAGTGGATCGGCAAACTGCCGATGCCGGCCGAGGCCGAGCGGAAACCAGAAAGCCAACCCGCCGAAACCTTGGCCACGGCGACGAGCCCGCCGGCTGTGCAAGACAAACAGGCCGAAGCGGCCGAACCCCTGATCTCGGCCGGCTTAGCGCCCGTGCTGATGTTCCATCCCGGTGCCGAAGACGATCGGGTACACGCCAAGAGCTTCAGCTTTCCCGAAATGTTCACGATCTGGCTGAAGGCGTGCCTTGTCGTTGGCACGATCCTTTCCAGCCCGTGGGTCTTTTATCAGATCTGGAACTTTGTTGCGTCTGGTTTGTATCCGCACGAAAAGAAGTACGTCCACTTGTTCTTGCCGTTCAGCCTGGGCTTGTTCCTGCTGGGCGCGGCGACGGCTTATCTGTTCGTGTTCAAGCCGGTGCTCGGCTTCTTGTTGACGTTCAACAGCAGCTTGGGCGTCGACCCCGATCCGCGAATCAGCGAATGGCTGGGCTTCGTGCTGCTGTTGCCGCTCGGCTTCGGCATCAGCTTTCAATTGCCGCTGGTGATGCTGTTTCTCGAGCGGATCGGCATCTTCAACATCCGCACGTACATGGAGAAGTGGCGCGTGGCGGTGCTGGTGATCTTCATCATCTCGGCCATCCTCACGCCCGCTGATCCGTACAGCATCCTCTTCATGGCGCTGCCGCTGACGTTCCTGTACTTCGGCGGCGTGCTGTTGTGCTACTTCCTGCCGAAGCACAACAGCCAGTAG
- a CDS encoding type I phosphomannose isomerase catalytic subunit — MTPLYPLRFHPLLRHYMWGGEKLRTLLGKSFDDHATCAESWEICDRGADQSVVAAGPLAGTTLGELVITRGAELLGRHAPQPRFPLLFKFLDARLKLSVQVHPDDERASQLTPPDLGKTEAWVVMDAEPDGLIYAGLKRGFDRAALAREIARGTCELCLHSFVPRAGDCIFLPAGVVHALGGGLLVAEIQQSSDTTWRLFDWNRLGPDGRPRALHIAEALDAIDYAAGPVSPVHPAATEKSAVERLVECDPFVLDRWRLSERYELRDDDRCHILAVVEGAVEVSDDAAQVPLKLGETMLLPARRAATSMIPRPSAIVLDAFLP; from the coding sequence ATGACGCCTCTCTATCCTCTCCGCTTTCACCCGCTCTTGCGTCACTACATGTGGGGCGGCGAAAAGCTGCGCACCCTGCTGGGCAAATCATTCGATGATCACGCGACGTGCGCCGAGAGCTGGGAAATCTGTGATCGCGGGGCGGATCAAAGTGTCGTCGCAGCCGGGCCGCTGGCAGGCACGACGCTCGGCGAGCTCGTCATCACGCGCGGCGCCGAACTGCTGGGAAGGCACGCGCCACAGCCTCGATTTCCGCTCTTGTTCAAGTTTCTCGACGCCCGGTTGAAGCTGTCGGTGCAGGTGCATCCCGATGACGAACGGGCCAGCCAGCTAACGCCGCCCGACCTGGGCAAGACCGAAGCATGGGTCGTCATGGATGCCGAGCCCGACGGCCTGATCTACGCTGGCTTGAAGCGAGGGTTCGATCGCGCGGCACTCGCGCGCGAGATCGCCCGCGGCACTTGCGAGCTATGCCTGCACAGCTTTGTACCGCGCGCTGGCGACTGCATCTTTCTACCCGCGGGCGTCGTGCATGCGCTCGGCGGTGGCTTGCTCGTGGCCGAGATTCAGCAATCGAGCGATACCACCTGGCGCCTGTTCGATTGGAATCGCCTCGGTCCGGATGGCCGGCCCCGCGCACTGCACATTGCCGAAGCGCTCGACGCGATCGATTATGCGGCCGGCCCGGTATCACCTGTGCATCCGGCCGCCACGGAGAAGTCGGCGGTCGAGCGGCTCGTCGAATGCGATCCGTTCGTGCTCGATCGGTGGCGTTTGTCAGAACGGTACGAGCTACGTGACGATGATCGTTGCCATATTCTGGCGGTCGTCGAGGGCGCGGTTGAAGTCTCCGACGACGCCGCGCAGGTGCCACTAAAACTTGGCGAGACCATGTTACTGCCCGCCCGCCGCGCTGCGACTTCAATGATTCCAAGACCCAGCGCGATTGTTCTGGACGCCTTCTTGCCGTAG
- a CDS encoding carboxymuconolactone decarboxylase family protein: MITRAPYVQINRPAYDALAAVGKHFTSISPKLRALVELRVSQINGCVYCVDLHSRQAREHGETQQRLDCLPAWYECPFFDDAECAALAWAESLTNISATHAPDNVYEALTDHFNEQQIVDLSLIVATMNAWNRLAIGHRSMPPKH, translated from the coding sequence ATGATTACTCGCGCCCCTTACGTCCAAATCAATCGGCCGGCCTATGATGCGCTGGCCGCGGTCGGAAAGCACTTCACGAGCATCAGCCCGAAGTTGCGAGCACTCGTCGAGCTGCGCGTCTCGCAGATCAATGGTTGCGTGTACTGCGTCGATTTGCACTCGCGGCAGGCGCGCGAGCACGGTGAAACTCAGCAGCGGCTCGACTGCTTGCCCGCCTGGTATGAATGCCCCTTCTTTGACGACGCGGAGTGCGCGGCGCTTGCCTGGGCCGAGTCGCTAACGAATATTTCCGCGACGCACGCCCCCGATAACGTCTACGAGGCCCTGACCGATCATTTCAACGAGCAGCAGATCGTCGATCTGAGCCTGATCGTGGCCACGATGAATGCCTGGAACCGGCTGGCGATCGGCCATCGATCGATGCCCCCTAAACACTAG
- a CDS encoding pseudouridine synthase codes for MKRTRGAYKSGLPSRPRPAESAADGDAGAQAERLQKVMARAGVGSRRQCEELIAAGRVQIDGRAVTELGTKVARGQQVVVDGTPLGNVRLVHYVVNKPVGVVSTNFDPSGRPRVIDLLPQINERLFAVGRLDMSSEGLILVTNDGELANRLAHPRYGVEKTYLVQVAGTPDREVIATLRRGVHLAEGLARATQVRVKKTLTHSSLLEIVLSEGKNREIRRILAKVGHKVLRLKRIAIGPVRLAQLPSGEFRPLTPEELKELRGHRPCKPAARKRAVANARPHLRPTGVRANAMPAPSKQPAKTMKPGTGTIILPDEEREAKGFARREERARRETPGSGAGRTPRTTVKVRGRAADAGPSGPATRHKKPGGSKFRRKHKGRRG; via the coding sequence ATGAAACGTACACGCGGCGCCTACAAATCGGGACTTCCCTCGCGGCCGCGGCCGGCCGAGAGCGCTGCGGACGGCGACGCCGGTGCACAGGCCGAGCGTTTGCAAAAGGTCATGGCCCGGGCCGGCGTCGGCAGTCGACGGCAGTGCGAAGAATTGATCGCCGCCGGCCGTGTACAGATCGACGGTCGTGCCGTGACCGAGTTGGGGACAAAGGTCGCGCGGGGCCAGCAAGTCGTGGTGGACGGCACGCCGCTTGGTAACGTGCGGTTGGTGCATTACGTCGTTAACAAGCCGGTCGGCGTCGTCTCGACGAACTTCGACCCTTCGGGCCGGCCGCGTGTCATTGACCTGTTGCCGCAAATCAACGAGCGGCTGTTCGCCGTCGGCCGGCTCGATATGTCGAGCGAGGGGCTGATCCTCGTCACCAATGACGGCGAACTGGCCAATCGCCTGGCGCATCCGCGCTACGGCGTGGAAAAGACGTATCTTGTGCAAGTTGCAGGCACGCCCGATCGCGAAGTGATCGCGACACTGCGGCGGGGCGTTCACCTGGCCGAAGGGCTGGCGCGGGCCACGCAAGTACGCGTAAAGAAAACGCTGACGCACAGCTCGCTTTTGGAAATTGTCTTGAGCGAGGGGAAGAATCGCGAGATTCGCCGCATCCTGGCCAAAGTGGGCCACAAGGTGCTGCGACTCAAGCGCATCGCCATCGGACCGGTGCGATTGGCGCAGTTGCCCTCGGGTGAATTCCGGCCGCTCACGCCCGAGGAATTGAAAGAGCTGCGCGGGCATCGGCCCTGTAAGCCAGCGGCGCGCAAACGTGCGGTCGCCAACGCCCGGCCGCATTTGCGGCCCACCGGCGTTCGAGCGAACGCGATGCCGGCGCCGTCGAAACAACCAGCGAAGACGATGAAACCCGGTACCGGCACGATCATCCTTCCCGACGAAGAGCGCGAGGCGAAGGGCTTCGCAAGGCGCGAAGAGCGCGCGCGCCGAGAAACCCCCGGCAGCGGAGCGGGGCGGACGCCGCGCACGACTGTCAAAGTGCGCGGGCGTGCCGCTGACGCTGGCCCGTCCGGTCCGGCGACGCGACACAAAAAGCCAGGCGGCTCGAAATTCCGACGCAAGCACAAAGGGCGACGCGGCTAA
- a CDS encoding dihydroorotate dehydrogenase electron transfer subunit: MGLTDATCFADRARYRTVVVRENVKIARDTYRVRFDCPEIAQQIVPGQFLMMRLSECNDPLLGRPLAFYDVVVDQKGIPVGLDVVYLVVGKFTSRLARASAGQQIDVWGPLGNGFTPRPAGHLVMVAGGIGQTPFLALAREYLGTYVFGDPPRAAQRAERVTLCYGARSQEYLAGLEDFTAAGVRVLTSTDDGSAGRHGLVTDVLREVIAAAPRPSHIVCCGPEPMMHAVAEIAKSAQISCEVSLESPMACGIGICFSCVAKVRDASGGWDYRRTCVEGPVFDAATIEF; this comes from the coding sequence ATGGGCCTCACGGATGCGACCTGCTTTGCCGACCGGGCACGCTACAGAACCGTCGTCGTGCGCGAGAACGTGAAAATCGCCCGCGACACGTACCGCGTCCGCTTCGACTGTCCCGAAATTGCTCAGCAAATCGTGCCGGGGCAGTTTCTGATGATGCGGCTTTCGGAGTGCAATGATCCGCTGCTGGGCCGGCCGCTGGCCTTCTATGACGTGGTGGTCGATCAGAAGGGCATACCCGTCGGCCTCGACGTCGTCTACCTGGTGGTGGGCAAGTTTACCTCCCGGCTGGCGCGAGCCTCGGCCGGGCAACAAATCGACGTGTGGGGACCGCTAGGGAATGGTTTCACGCCGCGGCCAGCCGGGCACTTGGTCATGGTCGCGGGCGGAATCGGCCAGACCCCCTTTCTGGCGCTGGCGCGCGAGTACCTGGGGACGTACGTTTTCGGCGATCCGCCGCGTGCTGCCCAGCGGGCTGAGCGCGTCACCCTCTGCTACGGCGCTCGCAGCCAGGAGTATCTGGCCGGCCTCGAAGATTTCACCGCGGCTGGCGTGCGCGTGCTGACGAGCACCGACGACGGATCGGCCGGCCGGCACGGCCTGGTGACCGACGTGCTGCGCGAGGTGATCGCTGCAGCGCCCCGGCCAAGTCATATCGTCTGCTGCGGGCCCGAGCCGATGATGCACGCCGTGGCCGAAATCGCCAAAAGCGCGCAGATCTCTTGCGAGGTCTCGCTCGAGTCGCCGATGGCATGCGGAATCGGCATCTGCTTCAGCTGCGTGGCCAAGGTGCGCGACGCGAGCGGAGGCTGGGACTACCGGCGCACCTGCGTCGAGGGTCCCGTCTTCGATGCGGCCACGATCGAGTTCTAA